From a single Micromonospora carbonacea genomic region:
- a CDS encoding DnaB-like helicase N-terminal domain-containing protein — translation MTDLDAVDTIVPQAAPVDLVVEAERFVLGTMMTEIDRTPGADDLTPGEFYLGRHGAILRAIRAGQAAGDPVDPLAVAARLQASGELQRCGGVLYLHELVAAAGYPGTVAHHAGIIRAAARRRERMQLLARAAQIADKDELWASQGPRLLERLSGPPDAATVTARRSWKPVDLTAVLAGDYQPPLPTVGRRDDGIGMFYPGRLHTIASESEAGKTWLALLAVRAELEAGNAVVYLDFEDDEGGVVGRLMAMQVKPELIRDRFAYFKPDDAITSLGNREDLAQALGDLRPTLSVLDGVTEAMSLHGLEMKDNTDIASFGKMLPRWIADRGPASVALDHVTKSTEGRGRYAIGGVHKLNGLNGAAYTLENRRPFGVGLTGRSTVQITKDRPAQLRRHSLPGREGLFWYGDLIMTSHEAAFVELGLEAPVARPDTGLRPTAVMLKVSRVVADNPGGLSKNAIETMVGGKASVVRTALELLVNEGFVLQRKEGASLIHSHIKPFTIEALEAPGD, via the coding sequence GTGACGGACCTCGACGCGGTGGACACCATCGTGCCCCAGGCCGCTCCCGTCGACCTGGTCGTGGAAGCGGAACGGTTCGTGCTCGGCACCATGATGACCGAGATCGACCGCACCCCCGGCGCTGACGACCTCACGCCCGGGGAGTTCTACCTCGGCCGGCACGGCGCGATCTTGCGCGCGATCCGGGCCGGGCAGGCTGCCGGCGATCCGGTCGACCCGCTCGCCGTTGCCGCTCGGCTCCAGGCGTCCGGCGAGCTTCAACGGTGCGGCGGGGTGCTGTACCTGCACGAGCTGGTCGCCGCCGCCGGCTACCCGGGGACCGTCGCCCACCACGCCGGCATCATCCGGGCCGCCGCCCGCCGCCGGGAACGTATGCAGCTACTCGCCCGCGCCGCGCAGATCGCCGACAAGGACGAGCTGTGGGCCAGCCAGGGGCCGCGCCTTCTGGAGCGGTTGTCGGGCCCACCGGACGCCGCCACGGTCACCGCGCGGCGAAGCTGGAAGCCCGTCGACCTCACCGCGGTGCTCGCCGGCGACTACCAACCGCCGCTGCCCACCGTCGGCCGACGTGACGACGGGATCGGCATGTTCTACCCCGGCCGGCTGCACACCATCGCCAGCGAGAGCGAAGCCGGGAAGACGTGGCTGGCGCTACTGGCGGTCCGCGCCGAACTGGAGGCGGGCAACGCCGTGGTGTACCTCGACTTCGAGGACGACGAGGGCGGCGTGGTGGGCCGGCTCATGGCCATGCAGGTCAAGCCGGAACTCATCCGTGACCGGTTCGCCTACTTCAAGCCTGACGACGCGATCACCTCGTTGGGCAACCGCGAAGACCTCGCCCAGGCGCTCGGCGACCTTCGGCCCACCCTATCGGTGCTCGACGGCGTCACCGAGGCCATGTCGCTGCACGGCCTGGAGATGAAGGACAACACCGACATCGCCTCGTTCGGCAAGATGCTGCCCCGGTGGATCGCCGACCGAGGACCGGCCAGCGTCGCACTCGACCACGTCACGAAGAGCACCGAGGGGCGTGGTCGATACGCCATCGGCGGCGTGCACAAGCTCAACGGGCTCAACGGCGCCGCCTACACCCTGGAGAACCGGCGGCCGTTCGGCGTGGGCTTGACGGGTCGCTCGACTGTGCAGATCACGAAGGACCGACCCGCGCAGCTCCGCCGGCATTCGCTGCCCGGCCGGGAAGGTCTGTTCTGGTACGGCGACCTCATCATGACCAGCCACGAGGCCGCATTCGTCGAGCTGGGCCTTGAGGCACCGGTCGCCAGGCCGGATACGGGCCTTCGGCCTACCGCCGTGATGCTCAAGGTGTCCCGGGTCGTGGCCGACAACCCGGGTGGCCTGTCGAAGAACGCCATCGAAACCATGGTCGGCGGCAAGGCCTCGGTCGTCCGAACGGCGCTGGAGCTCCTCGTCAACGAGGGCTTCGTGCTCCAGCGCAAGGAAGGCGCGTCGCTGATCCACTCGCACATCAAGCCCTTCACGATCGAGGCGTTGGAGGCACCCGGTGACTGA
- a CDS encoding recombinase family protein, whose translation MTRAAIYVRISRDREGGGLGVTRQEQDCRELADRHGLTVAQVYSDNDLSAYSGKPRPAYRRMLDDIAAARVDAVLAWHTDRLHRSPTELEEYISACEPRGVPTFTVKAGPLDLSTPSGRMVARQLGAVARYEVEHQVERQQRAKQQAAADGRWGGGRRPYGYEADGVTLRPDEARVVARATDAILAGGSLRAQAAELNGRGLVTSTGRPWTATELRKVLLRPRNAGLREHRGEIVGPAAWQPLVDEDRWRALVSVLTHPGRRTQWSSARRWLLSGLALCGVCGTPVRATLMSTTARSVPSYTCKVSRCIGRNAAEVDAYVSAVVVERLSRPDVTDLLAADSRPESSTLQRDAATLRERLDGLASAYADGAIDVRQLREGSERLRARLAEVEDRMASLGQGDALAGLLGVPDPQAAWDGLDLHRRRAVIDTLMTVTIHRSRKGRPPGWRPGSSYFNPSTVDIAWKG comes from the coding sequence ATGACGCGAGCGGCTATCTATGTCCGGATCTCTCGGGACCGCGAAGGCGGCGGACTCGGCGTGACCAGACAGGAACAGGACTGCCGGGAACTGGCCGACCGGCACGGCCTGACGGTGGCCCAGGTATACAGCGACAACGACCTGTCGGCGTACAGCGGCAAGCCGCGGCCCGCGTATCGACGGATGCTCGACGACATCGCCGCCGCCCGGGTTGACGCTGTGCTGGCCTGGCACACCGACCGCCTACACCGGTCACCAACCGAGCTGGAGGAGTACATCTCGGCGTGCGAGCCGCGCGGCGTGCCCACCTTCACCGTGAAGGCCGGCCCGCTGGACCTGAGCACGCCCAGCGGGCGAATGGTCGCGCGCCAGTTGGGCGCCGTCGCCCGGTACGAGGTAGAGCACCAGGTCGAGCGGCAGCAACGCGCGAAGCAGCAAGCCGCCGCCGATGGCCGATGGGGCGGGGGCCGGCGACCGTACGGATACGAGGCGGACGGGGTCACGCTTCGACCGGACGAGGCGCGCGTGGTCGCCAGGGCCACGGACGCGATCCTTGCCGGCGGCAGCCTCCGGGCCCAGGCCGCCGAGCTCAACGGCCGGGGCCTGGTGACGTCGACCGGACGCCCGTGGACGGCCACGGAGCTGCGGAAGGTTCTGCTACGGCCACGCAATGCCGGTCTACGCGAGCACCGGGGGGAGATCGTTGGTCCGGCCGCCTGGCAACCGCTCGTCGACGAGGATCGCTGGCGCGCGCTGGTGTCGGTGCTGACGCACCCGGGTCGCCGCACGCAGTGGTCATCGGCGCGCCGGTGGTTGCTCTCCGGGCTGGCGCTCTGCGGCGTGTGTGGCACTCCCGTCCGAGCAACGCTGATGTCCACCACGGCCCGGTCGGTACCGTCGTACACCTGCAAGGTGTCGCGCTGCATCGGCCGGAACGCTGCCGAGGTCGATGCGTACGTCTCCGCCGTCGTCGTCGAGCGGCTGTCACGACCTGACGTCACAGACCTGCTCGCCGCCGACAGCCGCCCGGAGAGCAGCACGCTGCAGCGAGACGCCGCGACCCTCCGGGAACGCCTCGACGGCTTGGCGTCCGCGTACGCGGACGGCGCGATCGACGTGCGGCAACTGCGCGAGGGGTCTGAGCGCCTTCGCGCCCGCCTGGCCGAGGTTGAGGATCGGATGGCCAGCCTTGGGCAGGGTGACGCCCTGGCCGGCCTGCTCGGCGTACCGGACCCACAAGCAGCGTGGGACGGGCTGGACCTTCACCGCCGCCGAGCGGTCATCGACACCCTGATGACGGTAACGATTCACCGGAGCCGAAAGGGCCGCCCGCCCGGGTGGAGGCCCGGAAGCTCATACTTCAATCCGTCCACGGTGGACATAGCATGGAAGGGCTGA
- a CDS encoding helix-turn-helix domain-containing protein: protein MTTVPPRVVAIDSVGRPVTLDEQGMAHLRRALRAHLDWCHRSGITPPPDLVAMATTVAGNGRSGRESVREVDQGPPPGHRHVVMSYREAAQYLGVSTRTLRRHRAAGLLRATGRRLVIPVPLDRAELGG, encoded by the coding sequence GTGACCACCGTCCCGCCCCGGGTGGTGGCCATCGACTCCGTGGGCCGGCCGGTCACGCTCGACGAGCAGGGCATGGCGCACCTACGGCGGGCGCTGCGCGCCCACCTCGACTGGTGTCACCGCAGCGGCATCACGCCGCCGCCCGACCTGGTGGCCATGGCCACAACGGTGGCCGGGAATGGGCGATCTGGCCGCGAGAGTGTCCGCGAGGTCGATCAAGGGCCGCCGCCGGGTCATCGTCATGTCGTGATGTCGTACCGGGAAGCCGCGCAGTACCTGGGTGTTTCCACCAGGACGCTGCGGCGGCACCGGGCGGCTGGCCTTCTGCGCGCTACGGGCCGCCGCCTGGTCATCCCGGTTCCGCTGGACCGCGCCGAGCTCGGCGGCTGA